A stretch of the Flavobacterium aquiphilum genome encodes the following:
- a CDS encoding CAP domain-containing protein yields MKSKLLRLSFFVAILSFMVSCTAEDASQETNSDQALVTNYEYSPVELETMTLINDYRVSKGLKALERINHISYKSEEHDNYMIANNVVNHDDFEARSTNIMRVLKAKTVSENIAYNYNSAKGAFDAWLLSDSHRKNIEGDYTHFGISVRENPTTGKKYYTNIFVKI; encoded by the coding sequence ATGAAATCGAAATTACTTCGTTTGTCTTTCTTTGTGGCAATTTTGAGTTTTATGGTTTCGTGTACCGCCGAGGATGCATCTCAAGAAACTAATAGTGATCAGGCACTTGTTACGAACTACGAATATAGTCCTGTTGAATTGGAAACAATGACTTTGATTAATGATTATCGAGTAAGTAAAGGTTTAAAGGCTTTGGAAAGAATTAACCACATATCTTATAAATCAGAAGAGCACGATAATTATATGATTGCCAATAATGTTGTAAACCATGATGATTTTGAAGCACGTTCAACTAATATCATGAGAGTTCTAAAAGCAAAAACCGTAAGTGAGAACATTGCTTACAACTACAATAGTGCCAAAGGTGCTTTTGATGCTTGGTTGCTTAGCGATAGCCATAGAAAAAATATTGAAGGTGATTATACACATTTTGGTATTTCTGTCAGAGAAAATCCAACTACCGGTAAAAAATATTATACCAATATCTTTGTGAAGATATAA
- a CDS encoding ribonuclease Z — translation MKVTTKGHTITIKDTEGNIIEFLDKVNNQYNSFKEHNLILDISQDKSVDVKSIKIFAELAKKYKKAKKSLVFVVPDIDYNKVPVSITVVPTHLEANDLIEMDEIERDLGF, via the coding sequence ATGAAAGTTACTACAAAAGGACATACTATTACAATCAAAGATACCGAAGGGAATATTATTGAGTTTTTGGATAAGGTAAACAATCAATACAATAGTTTTAAAGAGCACAATCTCATCTTGGATATATCACAAGATAAATCGGTGGATGTAAAATCTATTAAGATTTTTGCCGAATTAGCCAAAAAATATAAAAAAGCGAAAAAGTCATTGGTTTTTGTTGTTCCCGATATTGATTACAACAAAGTTCCGGTATCGATTACGGTGGTTCCTACTCATTTGGAAGCGAATGATTTAATTGAAATGGACGAGATTGAAAGGGACTTAGGTTTCTAA
- a CDS encoding ribonuclease Z codes for MKLTILGCYAATPRTLTNPTSQVLEIKNRLFLIDCGEGTQVQLRKNKLKFSKINNVFISHLHGDHFFGLIGLISTFSLLGRTTDLHIYAPKGIKEIINLQLRLSNSWTNYQLIFHELESNESEIIFEDDKVIVKTIPLKHRVYTNGFLFQEKIGERRLDFNSVKDYEIETCYFQNIKNGKDITLDDGRIIDNHKLSFDPVPPLSYAFCSDTKYYEDVVPLIENVSVLYHESTFLQSEESLASKTMHSTAKEAAKIALKANAKQLILGHYSTRYDSIDLFKKEAETIFKEVELADDGKSFEFE; via the coding sequence TTGAAACTCACGATTTTAGGCTGTTATGCCGCTACGCCACGTACTTTAACCAATCCAACTTCTCAGGTTTTAGAAATTAAGAACCGATTGTTTTTGATTGACTGTGGTGAGGGCACTCAAGTACAGTTGCGCAAAAACAAATTGAAATTTTCAAAAATCAATAATGTTTTTATTTCCCATTTGCATGGCGATCATTTTTTTGGGTTAATTGGTTTGATATCCACTTTTTCTCTTTTGGGTAGAACTACTGATTTACATATTTATGCCCCAAAGGGAATAAAAGAAATAATTAATTTACAGTTGCGATTATCGAATTCCTGGACGAATTATCAATTGATTTTTCATGAATTGGAATCAAATGAAAGTGAAATTATTTTTGAAGATGATAAAGTGATCGTAAAAACAATCCCACTAAAACATCGTGTTTATACCAACGGTTTTTTGTTTCAGGAAAAAATAGGGGAACGAAGACTTGATTTTAATTCCGTTAAGGATTATGAAATTGAGACTTGTTATTTTCAGAATATAAAAAACGGAAAAGACATCACTCTTGATGATGGCCGAATTATTGACAACCATAAATTATCTTTTGATCCGGTCCCTCCTTTGAGTTATGCTTTTTGTTCCGATACTAAATATTACGAAGATGTAGTTCCATTGATAGAAAATGTGAGTGTTTTGTATCACGAATCTACATTTTTGCAATCGGAAGAATCATTGGCCTCAAAAACAATGCATTCCACAGCCAAAGAAGCTGCCAAAATTGCTTTGAAAGCCAATGCGAAGCAATTAATTTTAGGACATTATTCAACCCGTTACGACAGTATCGATTTGTTCAAAAAAGAAGCTGAAACAATTTTTAAGGAAGTTGAGTTGGCCGATGATGGCAAAAGTTTTGAATTTGAATAA
- the pdxH gene encoding pyridoxamine 5'-phosphate oxidase — translation MSDLSNYRKSYEKSELLETSIPEDPINLFNRWFHEVEDFDETGEVNAMTVSTIGLDGFPKSRVVLLKRFNEEGFIFYTNYNSEKGRAIANNPNVCLSFFWESLERQVIIKGIAQKTSENISDGYFDSRPDGSKLGAVVSNQSEVIPSRNYLEENLKQLEKDFEGKEIPRPKHWGGFLVTPLEVEFWQGRPNRLHDRIRYKLLEDYSWGISRLAP, via the coding sequence ATGAGTGATTTAAGCAATTATAGAAAGTCATACGAAAAAAGTGAATTACTAGAAACTTCGATTCCTGAGGATCCGATAAATCTTTTTAACAGATGGTTTCATGAAGTAGAAGATTTTGATGAAACGGGAGAGGTGAATGCAATGACAGTTTCAACTATCGGATTGGATGGTTTTCCAAAGTCACGTGTTGTGTTATTAAAAAGGTTTAATGAAGAAGGTTTCATTTTTTATACTAACTATAATTCTGAAAAGGGTAGGGCTATAGCTAATAATCCAAATGTTTGTCTTTCTTTTTTTTGGGAAAGTTTGGAACGACAAGTAATTATAAAAGGAATTGCTCAAAAAACTTCTGAGAACATATCTGATGGTTATTTTGACTCAAGACCGGACGGAAGTAAATTAGGCGCTGTTGTTTCCAACCAAAGTGAAGTTATTCCATCGCGAAATTATCTTGAAGAAAATTTGAAACAATTGGAAAAAGATTTTGAAGGAAAAGAAATTCCTCGACCAAAGCATTGGGGTGGTTTTTTGGTAACTCCTTTAGAGGTAGAGTTTTGGCAAGGAAGACCTAACCGTTTGCATGACAGGATTCGTTATAAGCTACTGGAGGACTATTCTTGGGGCATTTCTCGTCTTGCGCCATAA